From a region of the Asterias amurensis chromosome 2, ASM3211899v1 genome:
- the LOC139954448 gene encoding uncharacterized protein produces MLIYVESSAFAIHSFVLQCFPGDTLARVRANLLHILYQMGHEDHQFRMRYKGQYLRDAYTLEDYRIGDHCVLKMVPLAKKHESFTDVRAEKAKLGAGQSDEIKFALIKEVAMLKWREQMMSGFSGILSLNRVFTLFAALMFLWYFISPYQPWQYGSFLPWAMLIYCVGVGLITLYTMEKCPSYTHRSGFTGPSSLWPKFFLVTFSVLTMVNWGVALFLTIRFILSILDYSCLTDETTDSCTVRGFWSYFLAIYFSLHSIYLFIIWSMAMSLLYNFKFSIGDFLEEHLVVTRDVEKVIETARNGRIKERRQAAFELATLATTGDDSKFRIVAEGGLEVLISLGLSTDEATQEYSTEAMAELLTVPAIQDQFVELGGISTLTTLLHSRYPRLVQEAVTAISYIVVDSEDNKQAVIADRGLDDLAHAAKEGNEVTKRNIAGIYLDLAFSPSVRAQMASRNSPTAALVSLCTTPDNETLRLALQALELLAIESSEVILYQEDLLDRLLNIPRLTKDSEIFLLAGKILLYSAESPEACVKMLAAQNLKTTLFQFAKTGDPILQKVVAKVILCTLEERSLAAKAKELNLKEILVYIRGHADDREAWNMADEGITTFDNALFSSFVPGPESDMGSLLSFKKPPLPMFEGAKGMTGSSVSMFEAVAQSSSPPDSDSQRSQQNTQGVDNRGSAEVIRPGSKGNKKKIKSASSTSSSSSSSSSSSSSSSSSSSSKSNSDKK; encoded by the exons ATGTTGATTTACGTGGAAAGCAGCGCATTTGCG ATTCACTCCTTTGTTCTGCAATGTTTCCCTGGGGACACGCTGGCCCGTGTCAGGGCCAACCTCTTGCACATCCTCTACCAGATGGGTCACGAGGACCATCAATTCCGCATGAGGTACAAAGGTCAATATCTACGAGACGCGTACACATTGGAGGATTACCGCATCGGAGACCACTGTGTGCTAAAGATGGTACCGCTGGCTAAAAAACATGAG TCCTTCACAGATGTGAGAGCCGAGAAGGCCAAGCTGGGTGCAGGGCAGAGCGATGAGATCAAGTTTGCTCTGATCAAGGAAGTGGCCATGTTGAAATGGAGAGAACAGATGATGTCCGGTTTCAGT GGCATCCTGTCGCTGAATCGTGTCTTCACTCTGTTTGCTGCTTTGATGTTCTTATGGTACTTCATCTCACCGTACCAGCCCTGGCAGTATGGCTCCTTCCTCCCATGGGCCATGTTGATCTACTGTGTGGGTGTGGGATTGATTACGTTGTACACCATGGAGAAATGTCCGTCATACACTCACAGGTCGGGGTTTACTGGTCCGTCCAGTCTATG GCCCAAGTTTTTCTTGGTGACTTTTTCCGTTTTGACGATGGTGAATTGGGGTGTAGCGCTTTTTCTGACCATCAGGTTTATTCTGTCCATCCTG gatTATTCTTGTCTGACGGATGAGACGACTGATTCCTGCACAGTGCGTGGTTTCTGGTCCTACTTCTTAGCCATTTACTTCTCTCTGCACTCTATCTATCTCTTCATCATCTGGTCAATGGCTATGTCCTTGCTCTACAACTTCAAGTTCAGCATCGGTGATTTCCTGGAGGAACACCTCGTGGTTACCAGGGATGTGGAGAAGGTGATTGAGACGGCGAGAAATGGAAG AATAAAGGAAAGAAGACAAGCTGCCTTTGAGTTGGCCACTCTAGCAACAACTGGAGATGACAGCAAATTCAGGATCGTCGCTGAGGGAGG GTTGGAGGTCCTAATCTCTCTTGGTCTATCCACTGATGAAGCAACTCAAGAATATTCCACAGAGGCAATGGCTGAGTTGCTTACAGTTCCAGCTATTCAG GATCAGTTTGTGGAGTTGGGTGGCATCTCCACCCTGACTACCCTGCTGCATTCCCGCTACCCACGCCTAGTCCAGGAGGCGGTCACTGCCATCTCTTACATCGTGGTCGACTCTGAGGACAACAAGCAGGCCGTTATTGCTGACCGGGGCCTGGATGACCTTGCTCATGCAGCTAAGGAAGGTAACGAGGTCACTAAGCGCAACATAGCTGGGATCTATCTTGACTTGGCCTTCAGCCCGAGCGTTAGGGCTCAGATGGCTTCACGTAATTCCCCAA CTGCAGCCCTAGTGTCACTATGTACAACACCAGACAACGAGACGCTTAGGCTAGCCCTTCAAGCTCTTGAACTACTCGCTATAGAGAGCTCAGAGGTTATCCTTTATCAG GAGGACCTCCTTGATCGTCTTCTGAACATCCCTCGTCTCACCAAGGATTCAGAAATCTTCCTTCTGGCTGGCAAGATCTTACTCTACTCTGCTGAGAGTCCTGAG GCTTGTGTCAAAATGCTGGCTGCCCAGAACTTGAAGACTACACTGTTTCAATTTGCCAAAACGGGTGATCCCATTCTGCAGAAGGTGGTTGCTAAAGTGATTCTGTGCACTCTAGAGGAGAGATCCCTTGC AGCGAAGGCCAAGGAGCTGAACTTGAAAGAGATTCTAGTTTACATCCGTGGCCACGCTGACGATCGTGAGGCATGGAACATGGCAGACGAGGGGATCACAACCTTCGATAACGCTCTCTTTAGCAGCTTTGTGCCCGGACCAGAGAGTGATATGGGCTCGCTTCTTTCCTTCAAGAAACCTCCGCTACCGATGTTTGAAGGCGCAAAAGGAATGACTGGATCGTCGGTGAGTATGTTTGAAGCTGTAGCGCAATCTAGCTCACCACCGGACAGTGATAGTCAGAGATCTCAACAGAACACACAAGGTGTTGACAATAGAGGATCGGCAGAGGTGATAAGACCGGGGTCAAAGGGTAATAAGAAAAAGATTAAATCAGCTTCATCAAcatcttcctcctcctcctcctcctcctcctcatcttcatcttcatcttcatcttcctCAAGTAAAAGCAACAGCGACAAAAAGTAA